One stretch of Tenacibaculum sp. MAR_2010_89 DNA includes these proteins:
- a CDS encoding T9SS type A sorting domain-containing protein — MKNTITLLLFFSLTFPFYGQIQQNAPWSESSELKQKKKITLEDVSKAAETYFKTIDRDKKGSGLKPFKRWEYHWSHYLKPDGTIAPAKDLWNAWEQKKQLSKQNIKNNGDWKALGPFTSSNTSGLAPNFEQIGQGRINAIAVDPSNSNTYYIGSPAGGIWKSTDAGVNWTPLTDYLPQIGVSGIAIHPTDSKTIYIATGDDDANHSYAVGVWKSTDGGITWNNTGAIPGNPNSMNEIYFMPNASNTLLVATSTGVQKTTDAGTTWSTKLSGNILDIKMKPGDANTWYALTKDRFFKSTDGGDTFVEKNIPGITTDNLLTTDKDESNSSRMTMDVTAANSNYLYVISAATRSENRKFNGIYKSTDSGETFTKTNENNNIFESNQAWFDLAFTVSPTNADRLYVGVLNIWQSVNGGDNFFKTNNWDKYEKSYTHADIHFLRFFGNKLFAGTDGGIYMSEDNGVTYTDLTKNIAISQFYKISISQTKKDIIAGGTQDNGGFGYNSEKWYNYHGGDGMEGIISVNDYKKHYGFMQNGYYLFISDNISSNGTSSLISPSDERNVATGDTGGKWITPLVSDSKGSIYAGYSQVYKLDETNPSNRKWIKLSNHNFEGDIVGLEIDPNDDNTIYAFGRNSFGVSKIHKSTDAGVTFSIIAAFNESVNSIEVSNTDSDTVWLVTSQNVYKSTNAKNNAPTFTKILGNLPSEGKNIIKHHTRSGNNTVYLGTNLGVYYINDDITEWKTFDNKLPNTQIRDLEINEEEAILYAATFGRGIFSTPIPKKLPNNDVRLLSIDSPVSNKLNCEAGLAPEVTVKNQGKNEITAVTVKYSIDGGVESTYNWTGSIPSEATKKITIPTFNVASGNHSLAVETIITNDAYASNNKQSTTFLLNNFNSTPTTLNSFENSSDELLVETTSSAMWEIGSAGKTQLKVPSGSKAYFTKATGNYPDKTTGYLYTGCYDITQITNPNLKFKMAFDIEKDWDYMNVEYTTDNGKNWKILGTASDANWYNSSATTDSTNRSKLPGKQWTGAGTESNTLGGTNATAHQYSYDLSAFSTENSFIIRFVFKADDNTNGEGAVIDDLVIEGTLSSGDVTLLNNISISPNPSESIFNLKWKSEGETMNVGVFDITGKQVFSKKNIKDSNHRLDMSNYSSGIYLLKMQMNGKSATKKLILK, encoded by the coding sequence ATGAAAAATACAATTACCCTTTTATTATTTTTCTCTTTAACATTTCCTTTTTATGGACAGATCCAGCAAAATGCTCCATGGTCTGAATCAAGTGAATTAAAGCAGAAGAAAAAAATCACCTTAGAAGATGTTTCTAAGGCTGCAGAAACTTATTTTAAAACCATTGACCGAGATAAAAAAGGTAGTGGATTAAAACCTTTTAAACGATGGGAATATCACTGGTCTCATTACTTAAAACCTGACGGAACTATAGCTCCAGCAAAAGATTTATGGAACGCTTGGGAACAAAAAAAACAATTAAGTAAACAAAATATAAAAAATAATGGAGATTGGAAAGCTCTTGGTCCTTTTACTAGTTCAAATACATCTGGCTTGGCTCCTAATTTTGAACAAATTGGTCAAGGACGTATTAATGCAATAGCTGTTGACCCTAGTAATTCAAATACCTATTATATTGGATCTCCTGCTGGTGGAATATGGAAATCTACTGATGCTGGGGTTAATTGGACTCCTTTAACTGATTATTTACCACAAATTGGTGTTTCAGGTATTGCTATTCACCCTACCGATTCAAAAACAATTTATATTGCAACTGGTGATGATGATGCCAATCATTCTTATGCAGTTGGTGTATGGAAATCAACTGATGGAGGGATAACATGGAACAATACAGGAGCAATTCCAGGTAATCCAAACTCTATGAATGAGATTTATTTTATGCCTAATGCATCTAATACTCTATTAGTTGCTACAAGTACTGGTGTTCAAAAAACTACAGATGCAGGAACAACTTGGAGCACTAAACTTTCTGGAAATATCTTAGACATAAAAATGAAACCTGGGGATGCTAACACTTGGTATGCTTTAACCAAAGATCGTTTTTTTAAATCTACTGATGGAGGTGATACTTTTGTTGAAAAAAACATACCTGGAATAACAACAGATAATCTTTTGACTACTGATAAAGATGAAAGTAATTCTTCTAGAATGACTATGGATGTAACAGCTGCAAACTCAAATTACTTGTATGTTATAAGTGCAGCTACAAGAAGTGAAAACCGAAAATTTAATGGTATTTACAAATCAACAGATAGTGGTGAAACTTTCACTAAAACAAATGAAAATAATAACATTTTTGAAAGTAACCAAGCATGGTTTGATCTAGCATTCACTGTATCTCCTACCAATGCTGATAGACTTTATGTAGGTGTTCTAAACATATGGCAATCAGTAAATGGAGGTGATAATTTTTTCAAAACAAATAATTGGGATAAATATGAAAAAAGCTATACTCATGCAGACATTCATTTTTTACGCTTTTTTGGAAATAAATTATTTGCAGGTACAGATGGAGGAATATATATGTCTGAAGACAATGGGGTAACTTATACCGATTTAACAAAAAATATCGCTATCAGTCAATTTTACAAAATTTCAATTTCACAAACAAAGAAAGACATAATAGCTGGTGGTACACAAGACAATGGCGGTTTTGGTTATAATAGTGAAAAATGGTATAACTACCACGGAGGGGATGGAATGGAAGGTATTATAAGTGTAAATGATTATAAAAAACACTATGGTTTCATGCAGAATGGATATTACTTATTCATATCTGATAATATTTCATCAAATGGAACCTCTTCTCTAATATCACCAAGCGACGAAAGAAATGTTGCTACTGGTGATACTGGAGGTAAATGGATCACTCCTTTGGTTTCTGACAGTAAAGGGAGTATCTATGCTGGATATAGTCAAGTATATAAACTAGATGAAACTAATCCTTCTAACAGAAAATGGATCAAATTATCAAATCATAATTTTGAAGGCGATATCGTTGGCCTAGAAATTGACCCAAACGATGATAATACTATATATGCATTTGGAAGAAATAGCTTTGGTGTTTCAAAAATTCATAAAAGTACTGATGCTGGTGTAACATTTTCAATAATTGCTGCATTTAATGAAAGTGTAAACTCTATAGAAGTAAGTAATACCGATTCAGATACTGTTTGGCTTGTAACTAGCCAAAATGTATACAAATCTACAAACGCAAAAAATAATGCTCCTACATTTACAAAAATATTAGGAAATTTGCCTTCTGAAGGTAAAAATATTATTAAACATCATACTAGAAGTGGGAATAATACTGTTTATCTAGGAACAAATTTAGGCGTGTATTATATTAATGATGACATTACAGAATGGAAAACATTTGACAATAAGTTACCTAACACTCAAATTAGAGATTTAGAAATAAATGAAGAAGAAGCTATATTGTATGCTGCTACTTTTGGTAGAGGTATATTTTCTACACCAATCCCAAAGAAACTACCTAATAATGACGTACGTTTATTATCTATAGACAGCCCAGTATCAAACAAACTTAACTGTGAAGCTGGTTTGGCTCCTGAAGTTACAGTTAAAAACCAAGGGAAAAATGAAATAACAGCTGTAACTGTTAAATATAGTATTGACGGGGGAGTTGAAAGTACTTACAACTGGACTGGTAGTATTCCTTCTGAAGCAACTAAAAAAATTACAATACCTACTTTTAATGTAGCAAGCGGTAATCATTCTTTAGCTGTTGAAACAATTATTACCAATGATGCTTATGCTAGTAATAACAAACAAAGCACTACATTTTTATTAAATAATTTTAATAGCACTCCTACTACTTTAAATTCTTTTGAAAATAGTAGTGATGAATTATTGGTAGAAACCACCTCGAGTGCAATGTGGGAGATTGGTTCTGCTGGTAAAACACAATTGAAAGTACCTTCAGGATCTAAAGCTTACTTTACAAAAGCAACTGGAAACTACCCTGATAAAACAACTGGATATCTTTATACAGGTTGTTATGACATAACTCAAATCACAAATCCTAACTTGAAATTCAAAATGGCTTTTGATATTGAAAAAGATTGGGATTACATGAATGTTGAGTACACTACTGACAATGGTAAAAACTGGAAAATTTTAGGTACAGCTTCAGATGCAAACTGGTATAATAGTTCAGCAACAACTGATTCTACAAATAGATCAAAATTACCTGGAAAGCAATGGACTGGTGCTGGTACTGAAAGTAACACCCTAGGAGGAACTAACGCTACTGCTCATCAGTATAGCTATGATTTATCTGCTTTTTCAACAGAAAACAGTTTTATAATCCGTTTTGTATTTAAAGCTGATGATAATACGAATGGTGAAGGTGCTGTAATTGACGATTTAGTAATTGAAGGAACATTATCTAGTGGTGATGTTACTTTACTAAATAACATTTCAATTTCACCAAATCCATCTGAAAGTATTTTTAATTTAAAATGGAAATCAGAAGGAGAGACTATGAATGTTGGTGTTTTTGATATTACTGGTAAACAAGTATTTTCTAAAAAGAATATTAAAGATAGTAATCATCGTTTAGACATGAGTAACTATTCAAGTGGTATATATTTACTAAAAATGCAAATGAATGGTAAATCGGCTACTAAAAAGCTTATTTTAAAATAA
- a CDS encoding NAD-dependent epimerase/dehydratase family protein, with protein MEDTILIIGACGQIGTELTERLREVYGGKNIIASDIREGNDEMMAAGPFEIVDATNKEQILEVIEKYNVNQVYLMAAMLSATAEKYPLKGWDLNMTSLLAVLELAKDKYIEKVYWPSSMAVFGNTSPKMNTPQQTVMEPSTVYGISKVAGEHWCNYYHNKYGVDVRSIRYPGIISWKTLPGGGTTDYAVDIYFEALKNKNFECFLSENTRLPMMYMKDAIDATIQIMQANSDQIKIRTSYNLGAISFTPKEIANEIKKYVPDFSISYKPDFRQDIADTWPQIIDDSQARKDWGWKHEFDLASMTNDIISNLKKSKEYSL; from the coding sequence ATGGAAGATACAATACTAATTATAGGTGCTTGTGGTCAAATAGGTACTGAGTTAACTGAAAGGTTAAGAGAGGTTTATGGGGGTAAAAATATAATAGCTTCTGATATTAGAGAAGGGAATGATGAAATGATGGCTGCTGGCCCTTTTGAAATAGTTGATGCGACCAATAAAGAACAAATTTTAGAAGTAATTGAAAAGTACAATGTAAATCAAGTATACCTAATGGCAGCAATGTTATCAGCTACTGCTGAAAAGTATCCTTTAAAAGGTTGGGATTTAAATATGACTTCACTATTAGCTGTCTTAGAATTAGCTAAAGATAAATATATTGAGAAAGTTTATTGGCCTAGTTCAATGGCTGTATTTGGCAATACTTCTCCTAAAATGAATACTCCTCAACAAACTGTAATGGAGCCATCAACAGTTTATGGTATTAGTAAGGTTGCTGGTGAACATTGGTGTAATTATTATCATAATAAATATGGAGTTGATGTTCGTAGCATAAGATATCCAGGAATCATAAGTTGGAAAACATTACCTGGTGGAGGTACTACAGATTATGCTGTTGATATCTACTTTGAAGCATTAAAGAATAAAAACTTTGAATGTTTTTTAAGTGAAAATACTAGGTTGCCAATGATGTACATGAAAGATGCTATTGACGCTACAATACAAATTATGCAAGCTAATTCTGATCAAATTAAAATAAGAACCTCCTATAATTTGGGGGCAATTAGTTTTACTCCAAAAGAGATTGCTAATGAGATAAAAAAATATGTTCCAGATTTTTCTATTTCTTATAAGCCTGATTTTCGACAAGACATCGCTGATACATGGCCTCAAATAATTGATGATTCACAGGCTAGAAAGGATTGGGGTTGGAAGCATGAATTTGATTTAGCTTCTATGACTAATGATATTATTTCGAATCTGAAAAAAAGTAAAGAATACTCGTTGTAA
- a CDS encoding thioredoxin family protein — protein sequence MKEIIEKSLSKAMSYDDYKVLVDKLIKEGKSTGENQSEDLLNYSVLNDKRMKRLDKTLHVSSESIENVKKIKDKQTWLVLTEGWCGDAAQNLPMINKIAKENSNINLQLVLRDENLDLMDSFLTNGGRSIPKLIVLDDKKNVVGTWGPRPSEATAMVKTYKEKNGKLDAEFKKDLQIWYNKNKGRNTEDDLVSLLS from the coding sequence ATGAAAGAAATTATTGAAAAGAGCTTAAGTAAAGCAATGTCTTACGATGATTATAAGGTGTTGGTTGATAAACTGATTAAAGAAGGAAAATCAACTGGAGAAAATCAATCTGAAGATCTTTTAAATTATAGTGTTTTAAATGATAAACGAATGAAGCGTTTAGATAAAACGTTGCATGTTTCTTCTGAGTCTATTGAGAACGTAAAAAAAATTAAGGATAAACAAACGTGGTTGGTATTAACTGAAGGATGGTGTGGTGACGCAGCTCAAAATTTACCAATGATAAATAAAATAGCGAAAGAAAACTCAAATATAAACTTACAATTAGTTCTTAGAGATGAGAATTTAGATTTGATGGATAGCTTTTTGACAAATGGAGGGCGTTCAATTCCGAAATTAATAGTTTTAGATGATAAGAAAAATGTGGTTGGTACATGGGGACCTCGACCAAGTGAGGCAACTGCTATGGTGAAAACTTATAAAGAAAAAAATGGAAAATTAGATGCAGAATTCAAAAAAGATTTGCAAATTTGGTACAATAAAAATAAGGGTAGAAATACCGAGGATGATTTGGTATCATTATTGAGCTAA
- a CDS encoding ABC transporter ATPase: MLIDCDLLSNEAKVWVYPSSRKFYPQEIEGIKKELEDFTNEWKLEDENFKASYKLIYNRFIVFYAAEDVELKNEDIDKQVAFILGLQEKYSVELLDKMNVCFKQGEFVQYKDLKDFKKMLKQKSVSPKTIVFDNLIQTKGELENHWEVPITESWYNRFL, encoded by the coding sequence ATGTTGATAGATTGTGATTTATTATCTAATGAAGCAAAGGTTTGGGTATATCCATCAAGTAGAAAATTTTATCCTCAAGAAATTGAAGGAATAAAAAAAGAATTAGAAGATTTTACAAATGAATGGAAGTTAGAAGACGAAAACTTTAAAGCATCATATAAATTAATTTACAATAGGTTCATTGTTTTCTATGCTGCTGAAGATGTAGAGTTAAAAAATGAAGATATTGATAAACAAGTAGCTTTTATTCTTGGGTTACAAGAAAAATATAGTGTTGAGTTACTAGATAAAATGAATGTATGCTTTAAGCAAGGGGAATTTGTTCAGTATAAAGATTTGAAAGATTTTAAAAAGATGCTAAAGCAAAAATCAGTATCTCCTAAAACCATAGTTTTTGATAATTTAATTCAAACAAAAGGAGAATTAGAAAACCACTGGGAAGTACCAATAACAGAAAGTTGGTATAATAGGTTCTTGTAA
- the truB gene encoding tRNA pseudouridine(55) synthase TruB: MTAEDFKNGQVLLIDKPLEWTSFQVVNKIRWHIRKQYNIKKIKVGHAGTLDPLATGLLILCTGKQTKNIETYQGQIKEYTGTFTIGATTPSYDLETEIDKTFPIDHITEDILHSKTKKFIGKIQQKPPIFSAIKKEGKRLYELARAGETTEIKSREIEIVEFEITNINLPKVDFRVVCSKGTYIRSLAYDFGLAINSGAHLSALRRTKIGDFSVNKALSIDGFISSIEN, from the coding sequence ATGACAGCAGAAGATTTCAAAAACGGACAGGTTTTATTAATTGATAAACCTTTAGAGTGGACTTCATTTCAAGTAGTAAATAAAATTCGCTGGCATATTCGCAAACAGTATAACATAAAAAAAATAAAAGTTGGGCATGCTGGAACTTTAGATCCTTTAGCTACTGGATTACTAATTTTATGTACTGGTAAACAAACTAAAAATATTGAAACTTACCAAGGTCAAATCAAAGAATACACGGGTACTTTCACAATTGGAGCGACTACTCCTAGTTATGATCTAGAAACAGAAATAGACAAAACATTTCCTATTGACCATATTACAGAAGATATATTACACAGTAAAACCAAAAAATTCATTGGTAAAATTCAGCAAAAACCACCTATTTTTTCAGCTATAAAAAAAGAAGGAAAACGTTTATATGAATTAGCACGAGCAGGTGAAACGACTGAAATAAAATCACGTGAGATTGAAATCGTTGAATTTGAGATTACGAATATCAATTTACCTAAAGTTGATTTTAGAGTTGTTTGTAGTAAAGGAACTTATATTCGCTCTTTAGCTTATGATTTTGGTTTAGCTATTAATTCTGGCGCTCACTTATCTGCTTTAAGGAGAACCAAAATTGGTGATTTCTCTGTAAATAAAGCTTTAAGTATTGATGGGTTTATCTCTTCTATAGAAAATTAA
- a CDS encoding undecaprenyl-diphosphate phosphatase produces MDLLEAIILGIIQGLTEFLPVSSSGHLELAKAIFGDTSVPEESLTFTVVLHAATALSTLVIFRKEVLEIFQGLFQFKWNEQTKFSLKIVLSMIPAVIIGLLFEEQLESFFGGKILLVGCMLLVTAALLLLADKAKNTTKNVSFSNSIIIGISQAIAMLPGISRSGATISTSVLLGVDRTKAARFSFLMVVPLIFGKVAKDLLSGDINFQSSEALPLTAGFIAAFVSGLLACKWMISLVKKSKLSYFSLYCAIVGLLAISYSLFF; encoded by the coding sequence ATGGATTTATTAGAAGCAATAATTCTTGGAATTATTCAAGGGTTAACAGAATTTTTACCTGTATCATCAAGTGGACATTTAGAGTTAGCCAAAGCAATTTTTGGAGATACATCTGTACCAGAAGAAAGTTTAACTTTTACTGTAGTGTTACATGCTGCTACAGCTTTAAGTACTCTTGTTATTTTTAGAAAAGAAGTTTTAGAAATTTTTCAAGGTTTATTTCAGTTTAAGTGGAATGAACAAACTAAATTCTCTTTAAAAATTGTACTTTCTATGATTCCTGCAGTTATTATAGGATTATTGTTTGAAGAACAGTTAGAAAGTTTTTTTGGAGGAAAGATATTATTAGTAGGCTGCATGCTTTTAGTAACCGCCGCACTACTGTTACTTGCTGACAAAGCTAAAAACACTACTAAAAACGTATCCTTTTCAAATTCAATAATTATTGGTATTTCTCAAGCAATTGCAATGCTACCTGGTATATCTCGTTCAGGAGCAACAATTTCTACTTCTGTTTTATTAGGAGTTGATCGTACCAAAGCTGCTCGTTTTTCATTTTTAATGGTTGTTCCTTTAATTTTTGGAAAAGTAGCTAAAGATCTTTTAAGTGGTGACATTAACTTCCAAAGTTCTGAAGCACTTCCGCTTACAGCAGGATTTATAGCCGCTTTTGTTTCTGGTTTACTTGCTTGTAAATGGATGATTTCATTAGTTAAAAAAAGTAAATTATCATACTTTTCTTTATATTGTGCTATTGTAGGATTATTAGCTATTAGTTATTCTTTATTTTTTTAA
- a CDS encoding DUF3098 domain-containing protein, whose product MKNENNSKQQFLFGKRNYVIMLIGIAVIALGFILMAGGGSDDPKVFNPDIYSWRRIRLAPTLVIIGLGIEIYAIFANPKK is encoded by the coding sequence ATGAAAAACGAAAACAACTCAAAACAACAATTTTTATTTGGTAAACGTAATTATGTTATTATGCTTATTGGAATAGCTGTTATTGCACTTGGATTTATATTAATGGCAGGTGGCGGTAGCGACGATCCTAAAGTTTTTAATCCTGATATTTATAGTTGGCGTAGAATTCGTTTAGCGCCTACCTTAGTTATTATTGGTCTTGGTATAGAAATTTATGCTATTTTTGCCAACCCTAAAAAATAA
- a CDS encoding ABC transporter permease, protein MNTSFDSFQKRRLQSSYVSVVVSIALVLFMIGVLGLVLLKSTKVANHFKEKVVMTLFLKDDVSKKQLDKFKTAIQKEAYTKNLAYISKAEAAKSYKRDLGEDFLKFLGDNPLKNGIDIYLNATYVTPEKMLELEKKYKKNSFVAEVNYDKPLVKLLTKNIKRMSFWLLVLSGFFGLVAIILINSSIRLSIYSKRFNIKTMQMVGATKRFIRKPFIWQSIKLGLLGAFIAFLGLSIVIYYVDSYIPTLELIKDYVSLCYVTGGVLFIAFFITWISTFFATQRFLNLQTNDLYY, encoded by the coding sequence ATGAATACATCTTTTGATTCTTTTCAAAAACGTCGCTTACAATCTTCTTACGTTTCGGTGGTTGTAAGTATTGCTTTGGTTCTTTTTATGATTGGTGTTCTTGGTTTAGTTTTACTAAAATCAACGAAAGTTGCTAATCACTTTAAAGAAAAAGTTGTGATGACTTTATTTTTAAAGGATGATGTTTCTAAAAAACAGTTAGATAAATTTAAAACTGCTATACAAAAAGAAGCTTACACAAAAAATTTAGCATACATAAGTAAAGCAGAAGCTGCCAAATCATATAAAAGAGATTTAGGTGAAGATTTCTTAAAGTTTTTAGGTGACAACCCATTAAAAAACGGGATAGATATTTATTTAAATGCTACTTATGTTACTCCTGAAAAAATGCTAGAACTTGAAAAAAAATATAAAAAAAACAGCTTTGTAGCTGAAGTAAACTACGATAAGCCGTTAGTTAAGTTATTAACCAAAAACATTAAACGCATGAGTTTTTGGCTACTAGTTTTAAGTGGTTTTTTTGGACTAGTTGCCATTATTTTAATAAATAGTTCTATTAGATTATCTATATATTCAAAACGTTTTAATATAAAAACTATGCAAATGGTCGGTGCAACTAAACGTTTTATTAGAAAACCTTTTATTTGGCAAAGTATTAAACTTGGATTACTAGGTGCTTTTATTGCATTTCTTGGTTTATCAATAGTAATTTACTATGTAGATAGCTATATACCAACACTTGAATTAATTAAAGATTATGTTTCGTTATGTTATGTTACTGGTGGTGTGCTATTCATTGCCTTTTTTATCACATGGATTAGTACATTTTTTGCTACTCAACGATTCTTAAATTTACAAACTAACGACTTGTATTATTAA
- the mce gene encoding methylmalonyl-CoA epimerase: protein MNKIEHIGIAVKDLEKSNQLFASLFGEPHYKVEEVASEGVKTSFFKSGPNKIELLEATKEDSPIAKFIEKKGEGVHHIAFAVDDIEQEINRLEKEGFTVLNKVPKKGADNKLVTFLHPKTTNGVLIELCQEIKNSNV, encoded by the coding sequence ATGAATAAAATAGAACATATTGGTATTGCCGTTAAAGATTTAGAAAAGTCAAATCAACTATTTGCTTCTTTATTTGGTGAACCTCATTATAAAGTTGAAGAAGTAGCTAGTGAGGGGGTTAAAACTTCATTTTTCAAATCTGGACCTAACAAAATAGAACTACTAGAAGCTACAAAAGAAGATAGTCCTATTGCTAAATTTATAGAAAAAAAAGGAGAAGGTGTTCATCATATTGCTTTTGCCGTTGATGATATTGAACAAGAAATTAATCGATTAGAGAAAGAAGGCTTTACTGTTTTAAATAAAGTTCCTAAAAAAGGAGCTGATAATAAACTAGTTACTTTTTTACACCCAAAAACAACGAACGGGGTATTAATTGAACTTTGCCAAGAAATTAAAAACTCTAATGTGTAA
- a CDS encoding DUF2589 domain-containing protein, whose protein sequence is MPNLVPELNSLDFNVYVGGPLQAAIQAQTAASMATVNFIKEVGFENDNDPNTVDQLRYVDFKYKKSVPNPHVGKTAQELTDEGLPPSTNTTNNFLDNEVEIKVPFLTMLTIPSIRIDEVNIDFNARLSSTETRNVSSEFAASAELGINYKIVNFKASASYKRNTSQGVKVDKTYNLGVKVKAVNDELPEGLSRILDMLEDSIAAVA, encoded by the coding sequence ATGCCAAATTTAGTTCCAGAATTGAATAGTTTAGATTTTAACGTGTATGTTGGTGGGCCTTTACAAGCTGCAATTCAAGCACAAACAGCTGCCTCAATGGCTACTGTAAACTTCATTAAAGAAGTTGGTTTTGAAAATGACAATGATCCTAACACAGTTGACCAATTACGTTATGTAGATTTTAAATACAAAAAATCAGTTCCTAATCCACATGTAGGTAAAACTGCCCAAGAATTAACAGATGAAGGCCTACCTCCTTCTACAAACACTACTAATAACTTTTTAGATAACGAAGTAGAAATTAAAGTGCCTTTTTTAACAATGTTAACAATTCCTTCTATACGAATTGATGAAGTTAATATTGATTTTAATGCTAGGTTAAGCTCAACAGAAACTAGAAATGTTTCTTCTGAATTTGCTGCTAGTGCAGAACTAGGTATTAACTATAAAATAGTGAATTTTAAAGCTTCTGCTTCTTATAAGCGTAATACTTCACAAGGAGTAAAAGTTGATAAAACTTACAACTTAGGAGTAAAAGTAAAAGCTGTGAATGATGAATTACCTGAAGGTTTAAGTAGAATCTTAGACATGCTTGAAGACAGTATAGCTGCAGTTGCTTAA